The segment GTCACCCGTATGGCATGACGGGCGCGCGCCAGGCCGGCCACATCTTGCTGGAAGGACGTCGCCGGAAAGCCAAGTATGGCGTCGTGACCATGTGTGCCGCCGGCGGCATGGGCGCGGCAGGCCTGTTCGAGTTCATCCACTAAGCATCCAAGAGAGACAACGGAGACACCGATGACCGACATCACCGAATACGACACCGTGTTTATCGACCGCGACGGTCCCTGCGCCGTCGTCACCATGAACCGGCTGGAAAAGTACAACGCGCTCAACACCGGGTTGCGCACCGACCTTTACGCGGCGCTGTCGTCGCTGATGACCGAGCGGACGGTCCGAGGGATCGTTCTCTGGGGTGGCACCAAGGCCTTCGTGGCCGGCGGCGATATCCCTGAAATGCTGGCGCGCCGTCCGATTGAAGCCTTCGTCCCGACCAGCGGCGCGCCCGACCTGTGGGCGCTGATCCACCACAGCACCATCCCCGTGATCGCCGCCATTGCCGGGCCTTGCTTTGGCGGTGGCCTCGAGCTTGCGATGGCGTGCGACCTGCGCGTGGCTGCGGACAACGCCCTGCTCGGGCAGACCGAAACCAACGTTGGCCTGATACCGGGACGCGGGGGTACCCAGCGGCTAACCCGGCTGGTTGGCGCGACGCGCGCCAAGGAAATGATCTTTACCGGCGAAATCATCAAGCCGGACGAGGCTTACCGCATCGGCCTTGTCAACAAGGTGGTGCCTGCGGGCGAATTGCTGGCAGAGGCGAAGGCCTATGTGCACCGTATTGCCGAGAAGTCCCCGCACTCGATCGCGATGGCCAAGCTGATGATCAACAACGGCCAGGATGCCACGCTCGATATGGCGCTGATGCTGGAACAGCTGGCCTTTGCCACGCTCTTCAGCACGGAAGACATGCACGAAG is part of the Cupriavidus necator genome and harbors:
- a CDS encoding enoyl-CoA hydratase/isomerase family protein, coding for MTDITEYDTVFIDRDGPCAVVTMNRLEKYNALNTGLRTDLYAALSSLMTERTVRGIVLWGGTKAFVAGGDIPEMLARRPIEAFVPTSGAPDLWALIHHSTIPVIAAIAGPCFGGGLELAMACDLRVAADNALLGQTETNVGLIPGRGGTQRLTRLVGATRAKEMIFTGEIIKPDEAYRIGLVNKVVPAGELLAEAKAYVHRIAEKSPHSIAMAKLMINNGQDATLDMALMLEQLAFATLFSTEDMHEGGAAFLDKRRPVYRGV